In Anaerobacillus isosaccharinicus, one genomic interval encodes:
- a CDS encoding HD-GYP domain-containing protein codes for MRLITLDRCQPGIKLGKTIYNANGKVLLSEGTELSSNLLTGLKKYNIFTIYIEDEESEGIEIIESIPEELRIEAVNLITEGLDTIADLKTAKIRGMMKSERAIRSFQKIFRDILNCLTETQTALNLLATTKIHENYLYSHSLNVTIYACQLAIANGLPLKNIEEIGLGAMLHDLGKVYISKEVLNKPGKLTIEEFNHVKSHTELGFEVLRKIHEIPLTVAHCAFQHHERMDGSGYPRGLKGEEIHKYAKIISVVDVFDAVTSHRVYRPSMLPHQGLELLYTGSGTHFDSRQIELFRNCIAIYPQGLTVKLSDGRIGIVSNYNFDAFGRPEIRVIRDEDNQEVQPYEINLASKDHLKIEIVAADALL; via the coding sequence ATGCGTTTAATTACACTTGATCGCTGTCAGCCTGGAATTAAACTGGGGAAAACGATTTATAATGCAAATGGCAAAGTATTGTTGTCAGAAGGAACTGAGCTATCGAGTAATTTACTTACTGGTTTAAAAAAATACAATATTTTTACGATTTATATAGAGGATGAAGAATCTGAGGGAATTGAAATTATTGAGTCTATTCCTGAAGAACTTCGCATTGAAGCCGTTAACCTTATAACAGAAGGACTAGATACAATTGCTGACTTAAAAACAGCAAAAATTCGTGGCATGATGAAATCAGAGAGGGCGATCCGTAGCTTTCAAAAGATATTTAGAGATATTTTAAACTGTTTAACAGAGACCCAAACTGCTTTAAACCTTCTTGCAACAACAAAGATTCATGAAAATTATTTATATAGCCATAGTCTAAACGTGACGATATACGCTTGTCAGCTAGCCATTGCTAACGGCCTACCGCTAAAGAATATAGAAGAAATTGGTTTAGGTGCGATGCTGCATGATTTAGGTAAAGTCTACATTTCAAAAGAGGTATTAAATAAACCAGGAAAACTTACTATAGAGGAATTCAACCATGTAAAATCTCACACTGAACTAGGTTTTGAAGTATTAAGAAAAATCCATGAAATACCGCTAACCGTCGCTCATTGTGCCTTTCAGCACCACGAAAGAATGGATGGTTCTGGATATCCCCGTGGCTTAAAAGGGGAAGAAATCCACAAATATGCAAAAATCATTAGTGTTGTCGATGTATTCGATGCGGTTACAAGTCATCGAGTATACCGCCCATCAATGTTACCCCATCAAGGACTTGAATTACTTTATACTGGGAGCGGCACACATTTTGATTCAAGACAAATTGAACTTTTTAGAAATTGCATCGCCATCTACCCGCAAGGACTAACCGTAAAGCTAAGCGATGGCCGAATCGGAATCGTATCAAACTATAATTTCGATGCATTCGGAAGACCTGAAATTAGGGTCATCAGGGATGAAGATAACCAAGAAGTACAACCATATGAAATTAATTTGGCAAGTAAAGACCATTTAAAAATAGAGATTGTTGCTGCTGACGCCTTATTGTAA
- the gabT gene encoding 4-aminobutyrate--2-oxoglutarate transaminase, translating into MKSIDLKTEIPGPIAKKMLERRYKHVPKGPFNTAMTFVEKGRGALLTDVDGNTFIDFAGAIGTINTGHCPPEVVTALKAQLDQYLHTSFHVMMYEPYIALAEKLNEITPGTHQKKTFFLNSGAEAVENAVKIARKYTKRRGIISFERGYHGRTFMAMSLTSKVKPYKYGFGPFATDTYKLPYPYYYRKPNGLTNDELDDLILAKVEEFYLSEVSADDIAAVILEPVQGEGGFVVPSVRFIQGVKAICEKYKILMIADEVQTGFGRTGKMFAMEHFGVVPDIMTLSKSIAAGLPISAVTGRTEIMDAPNIGEIGGTYGGSPLGCVAALQVIEMLEKEQLCERAETIGNQIVKCFKKLQMKVPQIGDIRSLGAMTAVEFVEDNQTKTPNKELVANIVQEVNRRGVIILGAGLYGNVLRFLCPLVITDEQLQEGLTVIEDVIVELVN; encoded by the coding sequence ATGAAATCTATTGATTTGAAAACAGAAATACCAGGACCAATTGCCAAAAAAATGCTCGAACGGCGCTACAAGCACGTGCCAAAAGGGCCTTTTAATACCGCGATGACGTTTGTTGAAAAAGGAAGGGGAGCCTTACTCACTGACGTAGATGGAAATACGTTTATTGATTTTGCTGGTGCCATTGGAACAATTAACACAGGTCATTGTCCCCCAGAAGTTGTGACTGCATTAAAAGCTCAGCTTGATCAGTATTTACACACTTCTTTTCATGTGATGATGTATGAGCCCTATATTGCCTTAGCTGAAAAATTAAATGAGATTACACCTGGAACTCATCAGAAAAAAACATTTTTTTTAAACAGTGGTGCCGAAGCTGTTGAAAACGCAGTCAAGATTGCTAGAAAATATACGAAACGAAGAGGGATCATCTCCTTTGAACGCGGCTATCACGGTCGAACATTTATGGCAATGTCACTGACAAGTAAAGTAAAACCTTACAAATATGGCTTTGGACCGTTTGCTACTGATACGTACAAACTACCGTACCCTTACTACTATCGAAAGCCTAACGGACTAACCAATGACGAGCTAGATGATTTAATCCTTGCAAAGGTTGAAGAGTTTTACTTAAGTGAAGTTTCAGCTGATGACATTGCCGCTGTTATTCTTGAACCGGTTCAAGGTGAGGGAGGCTTTGTTGTGCCTTCGGTTCGTTTTATCCAAGGTGTAAAAGCGATTTGTGAAAAATACAAGATTTTAATGATTGCTGATGAAGTCCAAACTGGCTTTGGTCGCACCGGAAAAATGTTTGCTATGGAGCACTTTGGTGTCGTTCCTGATATAATGACCTTGTCGAAATCGATTGCTGCCGGCTTACCAATAAGTGCAGTAACAGGACGCACAGAAATTATGGACGCTCCTAATATTGGTGAGATCGGAGGCACATATGGTGGAAGTCCACTTGGCTGCGTGGCTGCACTACAGGTAATCGAAATGCTTGAAAAAGAACAACTTTGCGAACGCGCAGAAACAATTGGCAATCAAATTGTTAAGTGCTTCAAGAAACTTCAAATGAAGGTACCACAAATCGGTGACATCCGTTCTTTAGGCGCAATGACTGCGGTTGAATTTGTGGAGGATAATCAGACAAAAACACCGAATAAAGAATTAGTGGCGAACATCGTCCAAGAAGTAAATAGACGGGGCGTCATTATTTTAGGTGCTGGCCTCTATGGGAACGTCCTTCGTTTTTTATGCCCATTAGTGATCACAGACGAACAACTCCAAGAAGGACTTACCGTCATTGAAGATGTGATCGTTGAATTAGTGAATTGA
- the dapA gene encoding 4-hydroxy-tetrahydrodipicolinate synthase has protein sequence MNFGHLLTAMVTPFDQNGKIDFEATQSLVNHLIDNGNDGIVVAGTTGESPTLTTTEKAELFKFVVEVVAGRVSVIAGTGTNSTASSIELTEIATKSGVDGIMLVAPYYNKPNQEGLYLHFKTIADSTHLPVMLYNIPGRSAVNIQVETIVRLSQVTNIVCVKEASGDLDAMADIIENTADDFLVYSGDDGLTLPVLAIGGHGVVSVSAHVIGKEMKEMITTFQNGDSKKAASLHRKLLPIMKTMFIAPNPTPVKAALEMIGQNVGSVRLPLVPLTETELEIVNGAMRGKLLSPVI, from the coding sequence ATGAATTTTGGACATTTATTAACGGCAATGGTGACACCATTTGACCAAAATGGAAAAATTGACTTTGAAGCTACTCAAAGCTTAGTGAATCATTTAATTGATAACGGTAATGATGGGATTGTTGTTGCAGGAACTACGGGTGAATCCCCTACCCTAACTACAACAGAAAAAGCAGAGTTGTTTAAATTTGTTGTTGAGGTTGTTGCTGGTCGTGTTTCTGTTATTGCGGGTACAGGAACAAATAGTACAGCCTCATCCATTGAATTAACAGAGATTGCAACTAAATCAGGTGTTGATGGAATTATGCTTGTCGCACCATATTATAATAAACCAAATCAAGAAGGTCTTTACCTCCATTTCAAAACAATTGCAGATTCTACTCATTTACCTGTTATGCTCTACAACATTCCAGGTCGTAGTGCAGTTAATATCCAAGTGGAAACAATCGTTCGTCTCTCACAAGTTACCAATATCGTCTGTGTAAAAGAAGCTAGTGGAGACTTAGATGCTATGGCTGATATTATTGAAAATACTGCGGATGATTTCTTGGTATATAGTGGTGATGATGGTCTTACTCTACCGGTATTAGCTATTGGTGGACATGGTGTTGTTTCGGTATCGGCTCATGTAATTGGCAAGGAAATGAAGGAAATGATTACGACTTTCCAAAACGGCGACTCGAAAAAAGCTGCTTCACTTCATCGAAAGCTTTTACCGATTATGAAGACAATGTTTATTGCTCCTAATCCGACGCCTGTAAAAGCAGCTCTAGAAATGATTGGACAAAACGTAGGTTCAGTCCGTTTACCTCTAGTCCCACTGACAGAAACAGAATTAGAGATAGTTAATGGCGCTATGAGAGGCAAATTGTTATCTCCAGTAATATAA
- the pepF gene encoding oligoendopeptidase F has translation MSKRLTRSEVPSEQTWNLDELFTSNEAWEEELALLGNDINEVTTYRGRLAEGAEVLLACLAAYEKLQLRTVRVSTYVYLRSSEDGTNSLYQANLSNLTAVVARMNADVSFIHAEILALPEGRIAEYLLMEKALETYRKTLLELMEAKAHQLSQETETVLASLGEVLESPFMIYSRSKTSDMEFEPIIDENGEEAPVSFALYETRYEQSSHTNERRQAYASFTKTLNKYKNTFAATYATEVKKQVVLSRLRNYNSVEEMLLQPQQVTSEMYNNILNIIQTELAPHMRRLAKLKKRVLGLDEMLLCDLKAPIDPDYNQTVTFEEASTAVLEALEVMGPEYMEAMETAINDRWVDYADTIGKRSGAFCSSPYGVHPYILMTWSGKMRSAFTLAHELGHAGHFVLANRYQRIHNTRPSKYFIEAPSTLNEMLLSHSLLAKATDVRMRRAVIVQVLGTYYHNFVTHLLEAEMQRRVYHHAEAKKPITAHVLSTLKGEVLSNFWGDTVRIDEGARLTWMRQPHYYMGLYPYTYAAGLTASTTVAQMILEKGKPAADRWIEVLKAGGTKKPLELMKMAGVDMSNPEPIRKAVAYVGSLVDELEKSFLEE, from the coding sequence ATGTCAAAACGATTAACTCGTAGTGAGGTACCTAGTGAACAAACGTGGAATTTAGATGAACTCTTCACTTCCAATGAAGCTTGGGAAGAAGAATTAGCTCTATTAGGGAACGACATAAATGAAGTAACAACATATAGAGGTCGTCTAGCTGAAGGTGCAGAGGTTTTATTAGCTTGTCTTGCAGCCTATGAAAAACTTCAACTAAGGACGGTTCGGGTCAGTACATACGTATACTTACGTTCTTCAGAAGATGGAACGAACTCACTTTATCAAGCAAATTTAAGTAATCTAACCGCTGTTGTTGCGAGGATGAATGCTGACGTCTCTTTCATTCATGCTGAAATTTTAGCATTACCAGAAGGTAGGATAGCTGAATACCTTCTTATGGAAAAAGCTTTAGAAACATACCGCAAAACCTTACTAGAATTGATGGAAGCAAAAGCTCATCAACTATCACAAGAAACGGAAACAGTACTCGCTTCGTTAGGTGAAGTTTTGGAGAGTCCGTTCATGATTTACTCTCGAAGTAAAACATCTGATATGGAATTTGAGCCAATTATTGATGAAAACGGTGAGGAAGCACCGGTATCATTTGCTTTATATGAAACTCGTTATGAGCAATCTTCCCATACTAATGAGAGAAGACAGGCATACGCTTCATTCACCAAAACATTAAATAAATATAAAAATACATTTGCTGCAACATATGCAACAGAAGTAAAAAAACAAGTCGTATTGTCACGTCTACGTAACTACAACTCTGTTGAAGAAATGCTATTGCAGCCTCAACAAGTTACATCTGAAATGTATAACAATATTTTAAATATTATTCAAACTGAATTAGCACCACATATGAGACGCCTTGCCAAATTAAAAAAGCGAGTTCTGGGTTTAGACGAAATGTTGTTATGTGACTTAAAAGCACCGATTGACCCAGATTATAACCAAACGGTTACTTTTGAAGAAGCTTCTACTGCAGTACTGGAAGCTCTAGAAGTAATGGGACCCGAATATATGGAAGCGATGGAAACAGCTATCAACGATCGTTGGGTTGATTACGCTGACACAATTGGTAAACGAAGTGGTGCATTTTGTTCAAGTCCATACGGAGTCCATCCATATATTTTAATGACTTGGTCTGGAAAAATGCGTTCTGCTTTTACATTAGCCCATGAACTTGGTCATGCTGGTCACTTTGTCCTTGCAAATCGTTATCAGCGAATCCATAATACAAGACCATCAAAGTACTTCATTGAAGCTCCTTCCACATTGAATGAAATGCTATTAAGCCATTCCTTGTTAGCTAAGGCTACTGATGTTCGAATGAGACGTGCCGTGATTGTCCAAGTATTAGGAACATATTATCATAATTTTGTTACCCACCTTTTAGAAGCAGAAATGCAAAGACGTGTATATCATCATGCTGAGGCTAAAAAGCCAATAACAGCTCATGTGTTATCGACTTTAAAAGGAGAGGTTCTAAGTAACTTCTGGGGTGACACTGTTAGAATTGATGAAGGGGCACGCCTTACGTGGATGCGTCAACCGCACTATTACATGGGTTTATATCCATATACTTATGCGGCTGGTTTAACAGCATCGACAACTGTTGCACAAATGATCCTAGAAAAAGGAAAGCCAGCAGCAGACCGTTGGATTGAAGTACTTAAAGCAGGAGGCACGAAGAAGCCACTAGAATTAATGAAAATGGCAGGAGTTGACATGTCTAACCCCGAACCGATTCGAAAAGCGGTCGCCTATGTTGGCTCA
- a CDS encoding 3D domain-containing protein, with product MRLLIAAILSTIFFISVLLFHFEEVNPIIIKAAAFFEKRQDAVQINPSPTIILSEHEQKSEEKKIYDKYEVTAYTAGPESTGKSPGHPAYRITASGKFVQENYTIACPPELSFGTIIYIPFFNETFICEDRGGAIKGKTLDIYMENVDDARQFGRRVLDIVIIDQSD from the coding sequence ATGAGGCTATTAATTGCTGCAATACTATCAACAATTTTCTTTATTAGTGTGCTTCTCTTTCATTTTGAGGAAGTAAATCCGATTATTATAAAAGCAGCCGCATTTTTTGAAAAAAGACAAGATGCTGTCCAAATAAATCCATCTCCAACGATTATTTTATCTGAACACGAGCAGAAAAGTGAGGAAAAAAAAATATATGACAAATATGAAGTAACTGCCTACACAGCAGGGCCAGAAAGCACAGGAAAATCACCTGGTCACCCCGCTTACAGGATCACTGCTTCCGGAAAGTTCGTTCAGGAAAACTACACGATTGCTTGTCCTCCTGAACTTTCATTTGGAACAATAATCTACATTCCATTTTTTAACGAGACCTTTATTTGTGAAGATCGTGGTGGTGCAATTAAAGGGAAGACATTAGATATTTATATGGAAAATGTGGACGATGCTCGCCAGTTTGGCAGAAGGGTGCTAGATATTGTCATCATTGATCAAAGTGATTAA
- a CDS encoding DUF2062 domain-containing protein, with the protein MFKRQLRKLKYLCIRLLRIKDNAHSIARGFTIGFLMNFIPSFGLGPFLSTLGPKLVRGNVVAGFIGGIFFIWAFPFFFYLNIIVGEALLPIKIETKIEIIIVEFEEGLEEPEQVITASLKIGKAFLVGMIVNMILFGAVLYFFIYYVIKKYRKDILKHFHKGWTLTKNKE; encoded by the coding sequence ATGTTTAAAAGACAACTACGAAAGCTTAAATATCTTTGTATAAGGCTACTTAGAATAAAAGATAACGCACATAGTATTGCCCGAGGCTTTACTATAGGTTTCTTAATGAATTTTATTCCATCTTTTGGTTTAGGTCCTTTTCTCTCAACTTTAGGGCCAAAGTTAGTTAGAGGAAATGTAGTTGCTGGATTCATTGGGGGTATCTTCTTTATTTGGGCATTTCCGTTTTTTTTCTACTTAAACATTATTGTTGGTGAAGCGTTATTGCCAATAAAAATCGAAACAAAAATCGAAATCATTATCGTTGAATTTGAAGAAGGTTTGGAAGAACCAGAACAAGTAATTACAGCCAGCTTAAAAATTGGTAAGGCTTTTTTAGTAGGAATGATTGTTAATATGATTTTGTTCGGTGCAGTCCTCTATTTTTTTATCTATTATGTCATAAAAAAATATCGAAAAGATATCCTCAAGCATTTTCACAAAGGTTGGACGTTAACTAAAAATAAAGAATGA
- a CDS encoding MgtC/SapB family protein, with the protein MLFSIPFVTEFIHFFYDENVLKLVFAAIIGSIIGLERSLKHKPAGLKTAMILTVGSCLLTIVSIYSAELYSEAYTKPMDPLRLAAQVISGIGFIGGGVILVRKNDVISGITTAVMLWVCGAIGIAVGASFYKEALVTLGLLILAVQILPYLINKIGPKGLKEKEIKVRMYTSKEIQLTDLIKHIKAFDYKISSVKVKEEATQYLLTFIVMTHKEMFTTDVFYQLKTLEGIEKVEVENLS; encoded by the coding sequence TTGTTATTTTCAATTCCCTTTGTAACTGAATTCATACATTTTTTTTACGACGAAAATGTATTAAAGCTTGTTTTTGCTGCGATTATTGGAAGCATCATTGGACTAGAAAGATCTTTAAAACACAAACCTGCAGGTCTAAAGACTGCGATGATTTTAACAGTTGGAAGTTGCTTGTTAACAATTGTCTCTATCTATTCAGCAGAACTTTATAGCGAGGCCTACACAAAACCAATGGATCCACTACGTCTTGCTGCCCAAGTTATTAGTGGGATCGGCTTTATTGGCGGGGGTGTCATTCTTGTTCGAAAAAATGATGTCATCTCAGGAATTACAACAGCAGTTATGCTCTGGGTGTGTGGTGCTATTGGGATTGCTGTAGGTGCAAGTTTTTATAAAGAAGCACTAGTCACACTCGGTTTACTCATTCTCGCTGTTCAAATTCTTCCTTATTTAATCAACAAAATTGGTCCTAAAGGGTTAAAAGAAAAGGAAATCAAAGTAAGGATGTATACGAGTAAAGAAATACAACTAACGGACCTGATTAAACACATCAAAGCATTTGACTATAAAATTAGTAGTGTAAAAGTAAAGGAAGAAGCTACACAATATTTACTAACCTTTATTGTTATGACTCATAAAGAAATGTTCACAACAGATGTTTTCTATCAGTTAAAAACCTTAGAAGGTATTGAAAAAGTTGAGGTTGAAAATTTATCATAA
- a CDS encoding methyltransferase domain-containing protein, with product MDSKSKWNNKYKDRLNDHVHQAPNERLKSLSSYLNGGLALDLACGLGANSFFLADLNYQVQAFDISDVAIDFVTEQVEKEGLTVQPRLCDLTELSKLHIEKQSLDLVVITYYLDRLTFPFVKSIIKENGYFFMETFYTSPLNEEQRISDQFKLKQQELLSEFKDWHVLFYEENEREGRQTIFARKTINN from the coding sequence TTGGATTCGAAATCTAAATGGAATAATAAATACAAAGATCGCTTAAATGACCATGTGCACCAAGCTCCAAACGAAAGACTAAAAAGCTTATCATCATACCTTAATGGAGGTTTAGCTCTTGACCTTGCTTGTGGTCTTGGTGCAAATAGTTTTTTCCTTGCAGATCTTAACTACCAAGTCCAGGCATTTGATATTTCTGACGTTGCTATTGATTTTGTGACAGAACAAGTCGAAAAGGAGGGGCTTACGGTTCAGCCTCGTTTATGTGATCTGACTGAATTAAGTAAGCTACATATAGAAAAGCAATCATTAGACCTAGTAGTAATCACTTATTATCTTGATCGATTGACTTTCCCATTTGTTAAATCAATTATTAAGGAAAACGGTTATTTTTTTATGGAAACCTTTTATACATCTCCACTGAATGAAGAACAGAGAATATCTGATCAGTTCAAACTGAAGCAACAAGAATTGCTTTCTGAATTTAAAGACTGGCACGTTCTTTTTTATGAAGAAAATGAACGAGAGGGAAGACAAACCATTTTTGCAAGAAAAACTATCAATAATTAA
- a CDS encoding flavin monoamine oxidase family protein: protein MVEQLALNDMISIIQKGLGKSVIPKKVVVIGAGLAGLVTASLLKDAGHNVIVLEANHRVGGRVLTVRHPFSRGLHFEAGASRFPENHFLFWEYVKKFKLGTRPFINSTPDDLFFVNGIKTRRWLYNLNPNMLGFNLTAKEKGKTANELFDFVVNSLSPFVRRYTPIHFKDVPEMLDQYTLDTFLQFNPFGPSLSSGSIEKIKVLLGLQGFSEYSVYSIIQIFLPWFEEKPSFHEIVGGNDRLPFQFYEQLKNEVHLNRKVTRIEVRNDEVFLTSTDKLSLKESITKADFAVIAIPFSALNLIRVEPSWAFSQQKRQAIRNLRYIPATRIGMEFKSRFWEKHGIFGGQTVTDLPNRFIYYPSSGIGSIGPAILTASYTLGADTLAWDSLTDYERSNYLLRDLAYIFGKVVYQEFVSSVSISWRQNADIAGGAVPILKAGDLAQTAPFISNPEHRIHFAGDHASTYPGWIEGAIESGIRAAFEIHHLEQ from the coding sequence ATGGTTGAACAATTGGCGCTCAATGATATGATATCCATTATTCAAAAGGGGTTAGGTAAGTCTGTGATTCCCAAAAAAGTAGTAGTTATTGGGGCCGGATTAGCCGGATTAGTCACGGCATCACTTTTAAAGGATGCAGGACACAATGTGATCGTTTTAGAAGCTAATCATAGAGTTGGCGGTCGTGTTTTAACCGTTAGACACCCATTTTCTCGTGGCCTTCATTTTGAAGCTGGCGCCTCTCGATTTCCAGAAAACCATTTTCTTTTTTGGGAATATGTAAAAAAATTCAAGTTAGGAACTCGCCCTTTCATTAACAGTACTCCAGATGATTTATTCTTTGTGAATGGAATTAAAACACGAAGATGGTTATACAATTTAAATCCTAATATGTTAGGGTTCAACTTAACTGCCAAGGAAAAAGGAAAAACAGCGAATGAGCTGTTTGATTTTGTCGTTAATTCGCTTTCTCCATTTGTCCGCCGATACACTCCAATTCATTTTAAAGATGTACCGGAAATGTTAGACCAGTATACTCTTGATACGTTCCTTCAATTTAACCCTTTTGGTCCTTCATTATCCTCTGGTTCGATAGAGAAAATAAAAGTACTCTTAGGTCTTCAAGGGTTTTCTGAATACAGTGTTTATAGTATTATCCAAATTTTCCTTCCATGGTTTGAGGAAAAGCCAAGTTTTCATGAAATTGTTGGTGGTAACGACCGACTTCCGTTTCAATTTTATGAGCAATTAAAAAACGAGGTTCATTTAAATCGAAAGGTTACTCGTATTGAAGTTCGAAATGATGAAGTCTTTCTTACCTCTACCGATAAACTTAGCTTGAAAGAATCAATAACAAAAGCTGACTTTGCGGTGATAGCTATTCCGTTTTCTGCTTTGAATTTAATCCGTGTTGAACCTAGCTGGGCTTTTTCACAACAGAAACGGCAAGCGATACGTAATTTGCGATATATTCCTGCCACAAGAATAGGAATGGAGTTCAAGAGCAGATTTTGGGAAAAGCATGGAATATTTGGTGGGCAAACCGTTACTGATCTTCCGAATAGATTTATTTATTACCCAAGTAGCGGTATCGGTAGCATTGGACCTGCAATTCTTACTGCAAGCTACACACTAGGTGCAGATACACTTGCATGGGATAGTCTTACAGATTATGAGCGTTCAAACTATCTGCTACGAGACTTAGCCTATATATTTGGAAAAGTAGTTTATCAAGAATTTGTCTCGTCTGTTTCAATTAGCTGGAGACAGAATGCGGATATTGCTGGAGGTGCTGTGCCTATCTTAAAGGCAGGAGATCTTGCACAAACAGCACCGTTTATCTCGAATCCAGAACATCGAATTCATTTTGCTGGTGATCATGCTTCCACATACCCAGGTTGGATTGAAGGAGCGATTGAGTCGGGAATACGTGCTGCATTTGAAATTCACCATTTGGAGCAATAG
- a CDS encoding aldehyde dehydrogenase family protein, with product MTKTYDLYIDGQFIKAKTYVSLYSPYTNEKIADVAFANEEETDLAIAAAVRASKIIAKVPAYERADILEKVVTLLKEKAEECAKLISIESAKPITAAKGEVTRTIMTYKFAAEEARRITGEMIPMDAAPGGEGRIAFTVREPIGVVGAITPFNFPMNLVAHKVGPAIAAGNAIILKPAEQTPLTALFLADVFEKAGLPSGVLNIIPGHGHIAGDKLIRDERVKGITFTGSPQVGKLIKEKAGLKKVTLELGSNSALIIDDGVDLETVIDRAVFGAFANAGQVCISVQRIYVHENLFDQFLEKFVKKAEKLVCGDPLDEKTDISALIRPKEVERALVWIDEAVKEDAKILIGAKREGNILYPTVLTNVTSHSKVSCQEAFAPLVIINKVHSVEEAVDYVNDSKYGLQAGIYTNNVHTAFETASNLEVGGVMINDIPTFRVDHMPYGGVKESGYGREGLKYAIEEMTEMKLICFKK from the coding sequence ATGACAAAAACGTACGACCTTTATATTGATGGTCAATTTATAAAAGCAAAAACATATGTATCACTGTATTCCCCTTATACGAATGAAAAAATTGCTGATGTTGCTTTTGCTAATGAGGAAGAAACAGACTTAGCAATCGCTGCAGCGGTGCGAGCTAGTAAAATCATCGCAAAAGTGCCCGCCTACGAGCGAGCTGACATTTTAGAAAAAGTTGTTACTCTATTAAAAGAAAAAGCAGAAGAATGCGCGAAACTAATCTCCATAGAATCTGCCAAACCAATCACCGCAGCAAAAGGGGAAGTCACTCGTACAATTATGACTTACAAATTTGCTGCAGAAGAAGCACGTCGCATAACTGGAGAAATGATACCCATGGACGCAGCACCAGGTGGGGAAGGAAGAATTGCCTTTACAGTTCGTGAACCGATTGGCGTAGTTGGTGCCATTACGCCGTTTAATTTCCCAATGAATTTAGTCGCTCACAAAGTTGGCCCAGCCATTGCTGCTGGAAATGCCATCATTCTAAAACCAGCAGAACAAACACCACTTACAGCATTATTTTTAGCTGATGTATTTGAAAAAGCTGGATTGCCTTCAGGTGTCCTCAATATCATTCCAGGCCACGGTCATATTGCTGGAGACAAACTTATTCGAGACGAACGAGTCAAAGGAATTACCTTTACCGGAAGCCCTCAAGTAGGAAAGCTCATTAAAGAAAAAGCCGGTTTAAAGAAAGTTACGTTAGAACTTGGCTCTAACTCTGCGTTAATTATCGATGATGGGGTAGATCTTGAAACAGTTATTGACAGAGCCGTATTTGGTGCTTTTGCAAATGCTGGCCAAGTATGTATCTCTGTGCAACGCATTTATGTTCATGAAAATCTATTTGATCAATTCCTTGAAAAATTTGTAAAAAAAGCTGAGAAACTAGTATGTGGGGATCCCCTAGATGAAAAAACAGATATCTCAGCTTTAATTAGACCAAAAGAAGTAGAACGTGCACTAGTATGGATTGATGAAGCAGTTAAAGAAGATGCCAAAATTCTCATTGGTGCAAAACGAGAGGGGAATATTCTATACCCAACCGTTTTAACGAATGTGACAAGCCATTCAAAAGTTTCTTGCCAAGAAGCATTTGCGCCATTAGTCATTATTAATAAAGTTCATTCAGTCGAAGAAGCCGTTGATTACGTCAATGATTCTAAATATGGTCTCCAAGCTGGTATTTATACGAATAACGTGCATACAGCATTTGAGACAGCCTCTAATTTAGAGGTGGGTGGAGTAATGATTAACGACATCCCAACTTTTCGGGTAGATCATATGCCTTATGGGGGTGTAAAGGAAAGTGGTTATGGTCGCGAAGGATTAAAATATGCCATTGAAGAAATGACGGAAATGAAGCTTATTTGCTTCAAAAAATAA